A region of Panicum virgatum strain AP13 chromosome 8N, P.virgatum_v5, whole genome shotgun sequence DNA encodes the following proteins:
- the LOC120685766 gene encoding DEAD-box ATP-dependent RNA helicase 9-like isoform X4, whose translation MELQRCGLAPPSCRARSGAAAAEASTAAAMYAALRRAAPLRRRAVSALAAALLQQQSAAMGAVAPRLPAPAALAASWFHSYPSRLGFRETGPAGAAARAEFAAAEVGSFYEEDKRAASAGGAADQGLEIAKLGISSKIVDRLAKKGITKLFPIQPI comes from the coding sequence ATGGAGCTGCAGAGATGCGGACTTGCCCCGCCTTCCTGCCGCGCGAGGTCCGGcgccgcagcagcagaagcaagcacagcagcagccatgtacgccgccctccgccgcgcggCGCCACTCCGGCGGCGTGCCGTGTCCGCGCTCGCGGCCGCGCTGCTCCAGCAGCAGTCGGCGGCGATGGGGGCGGTGGCCCCGCGGCTGCCGGCGCCCGCCGCGTTGGCGGCGTCGTGGTTCCACTCGTACCCGTCGCGGCTGGGGTTCCGGGAGACGGGgcccgcgggcgcggcggcgcgggcggagttCGCGGCGGCCGAGGTGGGGTCGTTCTACGAGGAGGACAAGAGGGCCGCCAgcgccggtggcgcggcggacCAGGGTCTGGAGATTGCCAAGCTGGGGATCTCGTCCAAGATCGTCGATAGGCTCGCCAAGAAGGGCATCACCAAGCTGTTCCCCATTCAG